One segment of Mycolicibacterium baixiangningiae DNA contains the following:
- the hisN gene encoding histidinol-phosphatase, which yields MSTGSFDLADDLALALRLADHADALTVDRFRALDLRVETKPDLTPVTDADRSVESDMRRELAAERGDDAILGEEFGGTAIFSGRQWVIDPIDGTKNFVRGVPVWATLIALLNDGVPVAGVVSAPALHRRWWAAHGLGAFAAVSGESPRRLSVSKVAELDSASLSFSSLSGWAKRGLRDRFIDLTDAVWRVRGFGDFLSYCFLAEGAVDIAAEPEVSLWDLAALDILVREAGGTFTNLDGVAGPHGGSVVASNGLLHDVALSSLST from the coding sequence ATGAGCACCGGTTCCTTCGACCTGGCCGACGACCTGGCGCTGGCGTTGCGGCTCGCCGATCATGCCGACGCCCTCACCGTCGACCGGTTCCGCGCACTGGATCTGCGTGTCGAGACCAAACCCGACCTCACGCCCGTCACCGACGCCGACCGCTCCGTGGAGAGCGATATGCGCCGTGAACTCGCCGCGGAACGCGGCGACGATGCGATCCTCGGCGAAGAGTTCGGTGGCACAGCGATTTTCAGCGGCAGGCAGTGGGTGATCGACCCGATCGACGGGACCAAGAACTTCGTGCGCGGCGTTCCGGTGTGGGCGACGCTCATCGCGCTTCTGAACGACGGCGTGCCGGTGGCCGGCGTCGTCAGTGCACCCGCACTGCACCGGCGCTGGTGGGCCGCCCACGGGCTGGGGGCATTCGCCGCAGTCTCCGGCGAGTCGCCGCGGCGGCTCTCGGTGTCGAAGGTCGCCGAACTGGATTCGGCCAGCCTGTCGTTCTCCAGCCTCTCCGGATGGGCCAAACGCGGTCTGCGCGACCGGTTCATCGACCTCACCGACGCCGTGTGGCGGGTCCGGGGATTCGGCGACTTCCTGTCGTACTGCTTCCTCGCCGAGGGTGCGGTGGACATCGCGGCCGAACCCGAGGTGTCGCTGTGGGATCTGGCCGCGCTCGACATCCTGGTGCGGGAGGCAGGCGGAACGTTCACCAATCTCGACGGCGTAGCGGGACCCCACGGCGGCAGCGTCGTCGCTTCCAACGGTCTGCTTCACGACGTGGCGCTGTCGAGCCTGTCGACCTAG
- a CDS encoding SRPBCC family protein: MQNDVMTAKTTVDAPADAVFAVLADPASHAAIDGTGWVRESLDGAMLTARGQIFRIAMYHDNLPDGHYEMANKVVAFDPPHVIAWEPGQDNGEEIEFGGWIWRYDLTPRGSSRTEVTLTYDWSAVPAYLREDIAFPPFGRDHLDNSLGHLATLAQLSRSGPPAP, encoded by the coding sequence ATGCAGAACGACGTGATGACCGCGAAAACGACCGTCGACGCACCGGCGGACGCCGTCTTCGCTGTGCTCGCCGACCCGGCTTCCCACGCCGCGATCGACGGCACGGGGTGGGTACGCGAATCGCTCGACGGCGCCATGCTGACCGCCCGGGGGCAGATCTTCCGAATCGCGATGTACCACGACAACCTTCCCGACGGCCACTACGAGATGGCGAACAAGGTGGTGGCGTTCGACCCGCCCCACGTCATCGCCTGGGAGCCGGGTCAGGACAACGGCGAAGAGATCGAATTCGGCGGCTGGATCTGGCGTTACGACCTGACTCCGCGCGGCTCGTCCCGCACCGAGGTCACGCTGACCTACGACTGGTCGGCGGTGCCGGCGTACCTGCGGGAGGACATTGCTTTCCCACCCTTCGGGCGAGACCATCTCGACAATTCCCTGGGTCACCTGGCCACTCTGGCGCAACTCAGTCGGTCAGGTCCACCCGCACCGTGA
- a CDS encoding acrylyl-CoA reductase family protein: protein MNDFQALVARQSGDRIETAVETLEESALPAGEVTVRVHYSSVNFKDALAVTPKGGVVRDYPIVPGIDLAGEVVASQSDEFAVGDLVLAHGYDVGTGKHGGYAEFARLPADQVVALDGLSPREGAAIGTAGFTAAMSVQALTERGIRPDDGPIVVTGASGGVGSVSVDLLSALGYQVVASTGKPQLTDLLRSLGAAEVIGRLPEDPDAKPRPLGKTRWAGAVDCVGGATLADVLSTLAYGGAVAASGLTGGPGLNTTVLPFILRGAALLGIDSVQLPIGPRRELWAKIAGPLKPPHLADFSHDVDVKDVVEVIDEVRAGRYSGRAVVRVAGGF from the coding sequence ATGAACGATTTTCAGGCGTTGGTGGCGCGGCAGTCCGGAGACCGGATCGAGACGGCGGTCGAAACGCTGGAGGAGTCCGCACTGCCCGCCGGCGAGGTGACGGTCCGGGTGCACTACTCGAGCGTGAACTTCAAGGACGCCCTGGCCGTGACGCCCAAAGGCGGTGTGGTGCGCGACTACCCGATCGTTCCTGGCATAGACCTGGCCGGCGAGGTGGTGGCGTCGCAGTCCGACGAGTTCGCCGTCGGAGACCTGGTGCTGGCCCACGGCTACGACGTCGGCACCGGCAAGCACGGCGGTTACGCCGAGTTCGCCCGGCTCCCCGCCGATCAGGTGGTGGCGCTGGACGGGTTGAGCCCACGCGAGGGCGCCGCGATCGGCACCGCCGGGTTCACCGCCGCGATGAGCGTGCAGGCACTCACCGAACGCGGTATCCGCCCCGACGACGGACCGATCGTCGTGACCGGGGCCAGCGGGGGCGTCGGATCGGTCAGCGTCGACCTGTTGTCCGCCCTGGGGTACCAGGTCGTGGCCTCCACCGGGAAGCCGCAGCTGACCGACCTGCTGCGCAGTCTGGGCGCCGCCGAGGTGATCGGCCGTCTCCCGGAGGATCCGGACGCCAAGCCCCGCCCTCTCGGCAAGACGCGGTGGGCCGGCGCCGTGGACTGCGTGGGCGGTGCCACTCTCGCCGACGTGCTGAGCACGCTCGCCTACGGCGGCGCGGTGGCGGCCAGCGGGCTGACCGGTGGACCCGGGCTCAACACGACGGTGCTGCCCTTCATCCTGCGCGGCGCGGCCCTACTCGGCATCGACTCGGTCCAGCTGCCGATCGGACCCCGGCGCGAGCTGTGGGCGAAAATCGCAGGTCCCCTCAAACCACCGCACCTCGCCGACTTCTCCCACGACGTCGACGTCAAGGACGTGGTGGAGGTGATCGACGAGGTGCGTGCCGGCCGGTACTCCGGCCGCGCGGTCGTACGGGTGGCCGGCGGCTTCTGA
- a CDS encoding esterase family protein, with protein MTIVDKIRGHWARRFAVAAVVAAMLPGVIGLTGGSALAGAFSRPGLPVEYLLVPSPSMGRDIKVQFQGGGPGSPAVYMLDGLRARDDFNGWDIETQAFEWYLDSGLSVVMPVGGQSSFYTDWYQPACGKAGCQTYKWETFLTSELPNWLAANRDVKPTGSAAVGLSMAGSASLVLSIYHPQQFSYAASLSGFLNLSEGWWPFLVNLAMSDAGGYKSEPMWGPGGSEAWLRNDPMVNIDKLVANGTRIWVYCGSGKPGELGGAGLPQEFLESLTLRTNITFQERYIAAGGQNGVFNFPAGGTHTWQYWGQQLQQMKPDLQRVLLG; from the coding sequence ATGACGATCGTTGACAAGATTCGAGGCCATTGGGCACGCCGATTCGCGGTGGCCGCCGTCGTGGCGGCGATGCTGCCCGGGGTGATCGGCCTCACCGGTGGTTCGGCACTCGCGGGAGCGTTCTCGCGACCCGGGTTGCCGGTTGAGTACCTCTTGGTCCCCTCACCGTCGATGGGACGCGACATCAAGGTCCAGTTCCAGGGTGGCGGCCCCGGATCTCCTGCGGTCTACATGCTCGACGGGTTGCGTGCCAGGGACGACTTCAACGGCTGGGACATCGAGACCCAGGCCTTCGAGTGGTATCTCGACTCCGGTCTGTCGGTGGTGATGCCGGTCGGCGGGCAGTCCAGTTTCTACACCGACTGGTATCAGCCGGCGTGCGGTAAGGCCGGCTGCCAGACCTACAAGTGGGAGACGTTCCTGACCTCGGAGTTGCCGAACTGGCTGGCGGCCAACCGGGACGTCAAGCCGACGGGCAGCGCGGCGGTCGGTCTGTCGATGGCCGGGTCGGCGTCGCTGGTGCTCTCGATCTACCACCCGCAGCAGTTCAGCTACGCGGCGTCGCTGTCGGGCTTCCTGAACCTCTCCGAGGGCTGGTGGCCGTTCCTGGTGAACCTGGCGATGAGTGACGCCGGTGGCTACAAGAGTGAGCCGATGTGGGGTCCGGGCGGCAGCGAGGCGTGGTTGCGCAACGATCCGATGGTCAACATCGACAAGCTCGTCGCCAACGGCACCCGCATCTGGGTGTACTGCGGTAGCGGCAAGCCCGGTGAGCTGGGCGGCGCCGGTCTGCCCCAGGAGTTCCTGGAGAGCCTGACGCTGCGTACCAACATCACGTTCCAGGAGCGGTACATCGCGGCCGGCGGACAGAACGGGGTGTTCAATTTCCCGGCCGGTGGCACGCACACCTGGCAGTACTGGGGTCAGCAGCTGCAGCAGATGAAGCCCGACCTGCAGCGGGTGCTGCTCGGCTGA
- a CDS encoding acyl-CoA dehydrogenase family protein, which yields MTDTLPSKNGTSARPKRSGRESAVGLQRHKRTPTDIGLALLTPFVGQEFLDRHNLRDPFNRGLKYGVKQVFSAAGASTRQFKRIQGLGKQPTRLKTAPKGSDYFDLTPDDDQKMIVETVKEFAEEVLRPAAHDADAAAGYPPDLIVKAAELGITAVSIPEDFEGIAEHRSTITNALVAEALAYGDMGLALPILAPAGVAAALTHWGSADQQATYLRDFSGDNVPQACVVIAEPRPLFDPTALKTTAVRTPGGYRLTGTKSLVPAAADAEVFIIAAQLDGKPAMFIVESASEGLSVTPDPSMGVRAAALGRVELDNVAVPLGNRLGEDEATDDDYREAIALSRLGWAALAVGTSHAVLDYVVPYVKEREAFGEPIAHRQAVAFMCANIAIELDGLRLITWRGASRAEQGLPFIREAALAKRLGTDKSMQIGLDGVQLLGGHGYTKEHPVERWYRDLRVIGVAEGVVVL from the coding sequence ATGACCGACACACTGCCGTCCAAGAACGGCACCTCAGCCCGTCCCAAGCGCTCCGGCAGGGAAAGCGCCGTCGGCCTGCAACGGCACAAGCGAACCCCGACCGACATCGGGTTGGCGCTGCTCACACCGTTCGTCGGGCAGGAGTTCCTCGACCGGCACAATCTGCGCGACCCCTTCAACCGCGGCTTGAAGTACGGCGTCAAGCAGGTGTTCTCGGCCGCCGGCGCCTCCACGCGGCAGTTCAAGCGGATCCAGGGCCTCGGCAAGCAGCCCACCCGCCTGAAAACCGCCCCGAAAGGGTCGGACTACTTCGACCTGACCCCCGACGACGATCAGAAGATGATCGTCGAGACGGTCAAGGAATTCGCCGAAGAAGTACTGCGGCCCGCGGCCCACGACGCTGACGCGGCGGCCGGATACCCGCCGGATCTGATCGTCAAGGCCGCTGAACTCGGCATCACGGCGGTCAGCATCCCCGAGGACTTCGAGGGCATCGCCGAACACCGCTCGACGATCACCAACGCGCTCGTGGCCGAGGCGCTCGCGTACGGCGACATGGGCCTGGCGCTGCCGATTCTGGCTCCTGCCGGGGTGGCGGCTGCGCTCACCCATTGGGGCAGCGCCGACCAGCAGGCCACCTATCTGCGCGACTTCTCCGGCGACAACGTCCCGCAGGCATGCGTGGTGATCGCCGAACCACGCCCGCTGTTCGACCCGACCGCGCTGAAGACCACGGCCGTCCGCACCCCGGGTGGCTACCGGCTGACCGGGACGAAGTCGCTGGTTCCGGCCGCCGCCGACGCCGAGGTGTTCATCATCGCCGCACAGCTGGACGGCAAGCCGGCGATGTTCATCGTCGAGTCCGCATCCGAGGGGCTCAGCGTCACGCCCGACCCCAGCATGGGAGTGCGGGCGGCGGCCCTCGGCCGCGTCGAGCTCGACAACGTGGCGGTTCCGCTGGGCAACCGACTCGGCGAGGACGAGGCCACTGATGACGACTACCGCGAGGCCATCGCCCTATCGCGGCTCGGCTGGGCCGCGCTGGCAGTCGGGACGTCGCACGCGGTGCTCGACTACGTGGTCCCCTACGTGAAGGAACGTGAGGCGTTCGGCGAGCCGATCGCACACCGCCAGGCCGTGGCCTTCATGTGCGCGAACATCGCCATCGAACTCGACGGATTGCGCCTCATCACCTGGCGCGGCGCCTCGCGCGCCGAGCAGGGCCTGCCGTTCATCAGGGAAGCCGCGCTCGCGAAGCGGCTCGGTACGGACAAGAGCATGCAGATCGGCCTCGACGGCGTCCAGCTGCTCGGCGGCCACGGATACACCAAGGAACACCCTGTCGAACGCTGGTATCGCGATCTGCGCGTGATCGGTGTCGCCGAGGGCGTCGTCGTCCTCTAG
- a CDS encoding copper chaperone PCu(A)C, with protein MRTALCALLAGVLLAGCSGSTQPATDAAAVRVEDAWVKAADDGMTAAFAQLTNDADREVRISSAATRAAARIELHEVVRDGGAQTMRPKDGGIVLPAHSDTQLAPGGDHLMLMDLTAPLMPGSDIEITAKFADGSTLPITAQVREFPGADEHYEGGEHG; from the coding sequence ATGAGGACGGCCCTGTGCGCGCTGCTCGCCGGAGTTCTCCTCGCCGGATGCTCGGGCAGTACTCAACCCGCCACCGACGCCGCGGCAGTGCGGGTCGAGGATGCGTGGGTCAAAGCCGCCGACGACGGTATGACCGCCGCCTTCGCGCAGCTGACCAACGACGCGGACCGGGAGGTGCGCATCAGCTCGGCGGCCACCCGGGCGGCTGCGCGCATCGAGTTGCACGAAGTGGTCCGCGACGGCGGCGCCCAGACGATGCGGCCGAAGGACGGCGGGATCGTGCTACCCGCGCACTCCGACACACAATTGGCGCCCGGCGGCGACCACCTGATGTTGATGGACCTGACGGCGCCGTTGATGCCCGGTTCGGACATCGAGATCACCGCGAAATTCGCGGACGGATCGACACTGCCGATCACCGCGCAGGTACGCGAATTCCCCGGCGCCGACGAACATTACGAAGGCGGCGAGCATGGGTGA
- a CDS encoding acyl-CoA dehydrogenase family protein, producing MAINLELPKKLHAVIEKAHQGAAEMLRPISRKYDLREHDYPVELDSLATLFEGISEANTISFAGAEAFRDTEGGPKGNVNGGNMSAVLNVTEISWGDVGLMLSVPRQGLGNAAISGVATDEQLERLGKGVWAAMAITEPGFGSDSAAVSTTARLDGDEYVINGEKIFVTAGSRASHIVVWATLDKSLGRAAIKSFIVPRDHPGVTVERLEDKLGIKASDTAVIRFDNARIPKDNLLGDPEIHVEKGFAGVMETFDNTRPVVAGMAVGIGRAALEEFRKILIDAGVEISYDKPAYAQSAAAAEFLRMEADWEAGYLLTVRSAWQADNAIPNSKEASMAKAKAARVGSDITLKVVEMAGTVGYSEETLLEKWARDSKILDIFEGTQQIQQLVVARRLLGLTSAQLK from the coding sequence ATGGCAATCAACCTGGAACTGCCGAAGAAGCTGCACGCGGTCATCGAGAAGGCCCATCAGGGCGCCGCGGAGATGCTGCGCCCGATCTCGCGCAAGTACGACCTGAGAGAGCACGACTATCCGGTCGAACTCGACAGCCTGGCCACCCTCTTCGAGGGCATCTCCGAGGCGAACACCATCTCGTTCGCCGGCGCGGAGGCGTTTCGCGATACCGAGGGCGGCCCCAAGGGAAATGTCAACGGCGGCAACATGAGTGCGGTCCTCAACGTCACCGAGATCAGCTGGGGCGACGTCGGTCTGATGCTGTCGGTGCCCCGCCAGGGCCTGGGCAACGCCGCGATCTCCGGCGTCGCGACCGACGAACAACTCGAGCGGCTCGGCAAAGGGGTGTGGGCCGCCATGGCCATCACCGAGCCGGGGTTCGGCTCGGACTCGGCGGCGGTGTCGACGACGGCGCGACTCGACGGCGACGAGTACGTCATCAACGGTGAGAAGATCTTCGTCACGGCCGGCTCACGCGCCAGCCACATCGTCGTCTGGGCCACACTGGACAAGTCGTTGGGCCGTGCGGCGATCAAATCGTTCATCGTCCCGCGCGACCATCCCGGCGTGACGGTGGAGCGCCTCGAGGACAAGCTCGGCATCAAGGCGTCCGACACCGCGGTGATCCGCTTCGACAACGCCCGCATCCCGAAGGACAACCTCCTCGGCGACCCGGAGATCCACGTCGAGAAGGGTTTCGCGGGGGTCATGGAGACCTTCGACAACACCCGGCCCGTGGTGGCCGGCATGGCCGTCGGGATCGGGCGCGCCGCGCTCGAGGAATTCCGCAAGATCCTGATCGACGCGGGCGTCGAGATCTCCTACGACAAACCCGCCTACGCCCAGAGCGCGGCAGCGGCGGAATTCCTTCGGATGGAAGCCGACTGGGAGGCGGGCTACCTGTTGACAGTGCGGTCGGCGTGGCAGGCCGACAATGCCATTCCCAACTCCAAGGAAGCCTCGATGGCCAAGGCCAAAGCCGCGCGGGTGGGCAGCGACATCACCTTGAAGGTGGTCGAAATGGCAGGCACCGTCGGGTATTCCGAGGAGACGCTGCTGGAGAAGTGGGCGCGCGACAGCAAGATCCTCGACATCTTCGAGGGCACCCAGCAGATCCAGCAGCTCGTCGTGGCCCGACGCCTGCTGGGCCTGACCTCCGCACAACTGAAATAG
- a CDS encoding Dyp-type peroxidase, translated as MGERFNRRTLFGAGAAAAGIAGIGLTATAGTRGADEPVVATERFHGVHQAGVATRPQAYTTLVALNLRPDRADRATLRSVMKLWSEDAARLTHGIPALADTEPELAADPARLTVTVGYGPELFDAVGLTAQRPAALRALPLFAVDRLENRWCGGQLLLQLCADNLLTLSHACRVLTKNVRSMTTIRWIQRGYRNPASASTAGPSMRNVMGQVDGTANLNDDAALNKYVWDSGADQPWFAGGTVLVLRRIRAEMDAWDEVDRDSKELFVGRRLDNGAPLTGSGETDEPDFTAAVNGIPVIPENSHIALARHRTDGEQFLRRPYNYDDTPPAGEISDSGLLFLAYQRDPARQFVPVQQRLSDADALNAWLTPVGSAVFAIPPGAAEGGYVGQQLLDM; from the coding sequence ATGGGTGAGCGGTTCAACCGGCGCACGCTGTTCGGCGCGGGGGCCGCGGCGGCGGGGATCGCCGGGATAGGGTTGACCGCGACGGCAGGCACCCGCGGCGCCGACGAACCGGTGGTCGCCACCGAGCGCTTCCACGGGGTGCACCAGGCCGGCGTCGCCACCCGGCCGCAGGCTTACACCACGCTCGTCGCGCTGAATCTGCGCCCGGACCGCGCCGACCGCGCCACCCTGCGGTCGGTGATGAAGTTGTGGAGCGAGGATGCGGCGCGACTGACCCACGGCATACCGGCCCTGGCCGACACCGAACCCGAACTCGCCGCCGACCCGGCGCGGCTCACGGTCACCGTCGGCTACGGTCCGGAGTTGTTCGACGCTGTCGGGCTGACCGCGCAACGGCCCGCCGCGCTGCGAGCGCTTCCACTCTTCGCCGTGGATCGCCTCGAAAACCGTTGGTGTGGTGGGCAATTGTTGTTGCAGCTGTGCGCAGACAACCTGCTCACCCTCAGCCACGCGTGTCGGGTGCTGACGAAGAACGTGCGCTCGATGACGACGATCCGGTGGATCCAGCGCGGCTACCGCAACCCGGCGAGCGCGTCGACGGCGGGCCCGTCGATGCGCAATGTCATGGGGCAGGTCGACGGCACGGCCAACCTGAATGACGATGCGGCGCTGAACAAGTACGTGTGGGATTCGGGCGCGGACCAACCCTGGTTCGCCGGCGGCACCGTCCTGGTCCTGCGGCGGATTCGCGCCGAGATGGACGCCTGGGACGAGGTGGACCGGGATTCCAAGGAGTTGTTCGTCGGCCGCAGACTCGACAACGGGGCGCCACTGACCGGTTCGGGGGAGACGGACGAACCCGACTTCACCGCTGCCGTCAACGGCATTCCCGTCATCCCCGAGAACTCCCACATCGCATTGGCGCGGCATCGGACCGACGGCGAACAGTTCCTGCGTCGGCCCTACAACTACGACGACACCCCGCCCGCAGGTGAGATCTCCGACAGCGGACTGCTGTTCCTTGCCTACCAGCGTGATCCGGCCCGCCAGTTCGTGCCGGTGCAGCAGCGGTTGTCCGACGCCGACGCGCTCAATGCGTGGCTCACACCGGTGGGGTCGGCGGTGTTCGCGATACCGCCTGGCGCGGCCGAAGGGGGATACGTCGGTCAGCAGCTGCTCGACATGTGA
- a CDS encoding homogentisate 1,2-dioxygenase has translation MESFVHLRKGKTPRRPHADLDGQKDDELGRGGFTGRTANMYRRNDPTAFRTVGPLRPLDVLGDQLKPGDATDANGAPLLMFSNADCQVLLSRRTEEMPYFARYVDGDLLSFVHTGSGLFETEFGPLRYRAGDWVYIPKACTFRQIPDTESTLLMIQSTEEFRVPPPGPLGRHFPFDPTQAAIPDPLPIDDGTGPQVDGEYEVRLFHEGGPTSLFYQHHPLDVEGWRGDNFAFTFNISDYHVITSDSVHLPATAHLFMQATGVYVMNFLPKPAEGVPGTERTPWYHRNVDYDEIAFFHGGTLYGIPMPPGLISHAPQGVHHGAPEKARERARRKFDEFTRVDWQVIAVDTRRRLIPSPEVLANDLGQHS, from the coding sequence ATGGAATCGTTCGTTCACCTGCGCAAAGGCAAAACGCCGCGGCGGCCGCACGCCGATCTCGACGGCCAGAAGGACGACGAACTCGGTCGCGGAGGGTTCACCGGACGCACCGCGAACATGTACCGGCGCAACGACCCCACCGCTTTTCGCACCGTCGGACCGCTGCGCCCCCTCGACGTCCTCGGCGATCAACTCAAACCCGGTGACGCCACGGACGCGAACGGCGCGCCGCTGCTGATGTTCTCGAATGCCGACTGTCAGGTGCTGCTGTCCCGGCGCACCGAGGAGATGCCCTACTTCGCCCGCTATGTCGACGGCGATCTACTGTCGTTCGTGCACACCGGTTCCGGGCTGTTCGAGACGGAGTTCGGACCGCTGCGTTACCGCGCGGGCGATTGGGTGTACATACCGAAGGCCTGCACCTTCCGGCAGATCCCTGACACCGAGTCCACGCTGCTGATGATCCAGTCCACCGAAGAGTTCCGCGTCCCGCCGCCCGGCCCGCTCGGCAGGCACTTCCCCTTCGACCCGACCCAGGCCGCGATCCCCGATCCGTTGCCCATCGATGACGGCACCGGCCCGCAGGTCGACGGCGAGTACGAGGTCAGGCTGTTCCATGAGGGTGGGCCGACATCGCTGTTCTACCAACATCATCCGCTCGACGTCGAAGGATGGCGCGGGGACAACTTCGCGTTCACCTTCAACATCAGCGACTACCACGTCATCACCTCCGACAGCGTGCATCTGCCGGCCACCGCGCATCTGTTCATGCAGGCCACCGGGGTGTACGTGATGAACTTCCTACCGAAACCGGCCGAAGGCGTACCCGGCACCGAACGCACCCCCTGGTATCACCGCAATGTCGACTACGACGAGATCGCGTTCTTCCACGGCGGCACGCTGTACGGCATTCCGATGCCGCCCGGGCTGATCTCCCACGCACCACAGGGGGTGCACCACGGCGCGCCGGAGAAGGCGCGAGAACGCGCCCGCCGCAAGTTCGACGAATTCACCCGGGTCGACTGGCAGGTCATCGCCGTCGACACCCGCAGACGGCTGATCCCCTCACCGGAAGTGCTCGCCAACGATCTGGGGCAGCATTCGTGA
- a CDS encoding nitroreductase/quinone reductase family protein — protein MPGLRDTVTHTFQKRIANPVMRRLPFQTLLETTGRKSGLPRRTPLGGKQIGDHFWFVSEFGERSQYVRNIAADPHVRVRLRGRWHTGVAHLLPEDDPHARLRELPQLNSFGVRTFGTDLLTVRVDLTD, from the coding sequence ATGCCCGGTCTACGCGACACCGTCACCCATACCTTTCAGAAACGCATCGCCAACCCGGTGATGCGCCGGTTGCCGTTCCAGACCCTGCTGGAGACCACCGGCCGAAAATCCGGTCTACCGCGGCGGACACCTCTGGGCGGCAAGCAAATCGGCGATCACTTCTGGTTCGTCTCGGAGTTCGGTGAGCGGTCGCAGTACGTCCGCAACATCGCCGCCGATCCCCATGTGCGGGTGCGGCTGCGCGGGCGGTGGCACACGGGTGTGGCACACCTGCTACCCGAGGACGATCCGCACGCCCGGTTGCGAGAACTCCCTCAGCTCAACAGCTTCGGCGTCCGCACTTTCGGCACGGACCTGCTCACGGTGCGGGTGGACCTGACCGACTGA
- a CDS encoding PepSY-associated TM helix domain-containing protein: protein MTTTPEGRLDPPARETTDPPAFAALLRRLHFYAGVFVGPFLLIAAVSGGLYAIAPSIEQFVYRDYLHVDTDGDARPVAEQIRAAQAVRPDLTVTAVRPAAEPGDTTRVLFDDPSLGESERRAVFVDPATAQPLGDLAVYGSSSALPVRTWIDQLHRNLHLGEPGRLYSELAASWLWVITLAGVCLWFARRRVPGARLLTVDRTARGRTRTLNWHGAVGLWIAAGLLFLSATGLTWSHYAGDNITQLRAALSWTTPTVSTAVGASGHAHHGGHVAPGHVAPGHIAPDGGAPRVDEVDRVLRSAQAAGVGGRVEVSIPADATDAFTVSQTREPWVMSNNAVAVDGATGQVTDTSWFADWPLAAKLAAWGIQLHMGLLFGLANQLALAALAAALVTVIVRGYLMWWRRRPTSTGRPPARGALRGLPPLAVAGVVVAAAVTGWFVPLLGVSLLGFVLVDAAVGVAQRRNGFGGAR from the coding sequence ATGACGACCACACCCGAGGGTCGGCTCGACCCGCCTGCCCGAGAAACCACCGACCCGCCCGCCTTCGCCGCGCTGCTGCGCCGACTGCACTTCTACGCCGGCGTCTTCGTCGGCCCGTTCCTGCTCATCGCCGCCGTGAGTGGCGGCCTGTATGCGATCGCACCGTCGATCGAGCAGTTCGTCTACCGCGACTATCTGCACGTCGACACCGACGGTGACGCGCGCCCGGTCGCCGAACAGATCCGGGCCGCGCAAGCAGTGCGCCCCGACCTGACGGTCACCGCGGTCCGGCCCGCCGCGGAACCCGGTGACACCACCCGTGTCCTGTTCGACGACCCGTCACTCGGTGAATCCGAGCGCCGCGCGGTGTTCGTCGACCCCGCCACCGCACAGCCGCTCGGTGACCTCGCCGTCTACGGCAGCAGCAGCGCGCTGCCCGTCCGCACCTGGATCGACCAACTGCACCGCAACCTCCACCTCGGCGAACCCGGACGGCTCTACAGCGAACTCGCGGCCTCGTGGCTGTGGGTGATCACGCTGGCCGGTGTGTGCCTGTGGTTCGCGAGACGCCGGGTTCCCGGCGCGCGGCTGCTCACCGTCGACCGCACGGCGCGCGGCCGCACAAGGACACTCAACTGGCACGGCGCCGTCGGCCTGTGGATCGCCGCCGGTCTGCTGTTCCTGTCGGCCACCGGCCTGACCTGGTCGCACTACGCCGGTGACAACATCACTCAGCTGCGGGCGGCACTCTCCTGGACCACGCCCACCGTGTCGACGGCTGTCGGCGCGTCGGGGCATGCACATCACGGCGGCCATGTTGCACCGGGCCACGTCGCACCGGGCCACATCGCACCGGACGGTGGTGCGCCGCGGGTCGACGAGGTCGACCGGGTGTTGCGCTCGGCGCAGGCCGCCGGGGTGGGCGGCAGAGTCGAGGTGTCGATTCCAGCCGACGCCACGGACGCGTTCACGGTCAGCCAGACCCGCGAGCCGTGGGTGATGTCGAACAACGCTGTCGCCGTCGACGGGGCCACCGGTCAGGTGACCGATACGTCGTGGTTCGCCGACTGGCCGCTGGCCGCGAAGCTGGCCGCCTGGGGAATACAGCTCCACATGGGCCTGCTGTTCGGCCTGGCCAATCAGCTGGCGTTGGCGGCGCTGGCAGCGGCGCTGGTGACGGTCATCGTGCGCGGGTATCTCATGTGGTGGCGACGGCGGCCCACGAGTACCGGACGGCCACCGGCGCGTGGTGCGCTGCGGGGACTTCCACCGCTGGCGGTTGCCGGGGTGGTGGTGGCCGCAGCGGTGACCGGATGGTTCGTCCCGCTGCTCGGCGTCAGCCTGCTCGGGTTCGTGCTCGTCGACGCCGCCGTCGGAGTTGCGCAGCGTCGCAACGGATTCGGTGGTGCCCGATGA